The following proteins come from a genomic window of Paenibacillus sp. CAA11:
- a CDS encoding ABC transporter ATP-binding protein — MEQLLEIEHLQTFFETGEGTVKAVDDVSLQIRRGQTVCIVGESGCGKSITAMSIMGLIDKTAGRITGGTIRFEGDDLLRMSKNELRAIRGSRISMIFQEPMSSLNPVLTIGEQIMEPLIEHKKLSKKEAAKRAIELIELVEISRPEQIFRSYPHELSGGMLQRIMIAMAISCDPKLLIADEPTTALDVTIQAQVLDMLRSLKEKSGMSILLITHDLGVVAEMADYVVVMYSGKVVEEGEVSQLFESPKHPYTQGLLKSKPALDQQLSELYSIPGQVPNPLDLTESCYFHDRCEHCMEVCRIKAPQLNRLNDEQQAACWLYEGEGAYV, encoded by the coding sequence ATGGAACAACTGTTGGAGATCGAGCATTTACAAACATTTTTCGAAACCGGGGAAGGCACCGTTAAAGCTGTGGACGATGTGAGTCTACAGATTCGGCGCGGGCAGACGGTTTGTATTGTCGGAGAATCGGGATGCGGCAAGAGCATTACAGCGATGTCGATCATGGGGCTGATTGACAAAACGGCCGGACGCATTACTGGTGGGACTATTCGTTTTGAAGGCGATGATTTGCTCCGAATGTCTAAGAATGAGCTTAGAGCGATCCGGGGTAGTAGGATATCCATGATCTTCCAGGAACCGATGTCCTCGCTTAACCCGGTGCTTACGATCGGTGAGCAAATTATGGAACCGTTAATTGAGCATAAGAAGCTTAGCAAGAAAGAAGCGGCTAAGCGGGCGATTGAATTGATTGAGCTTGTAGAAATCTCACGTCCTGAACAAATATTCAGGTCTTATCCGCATGAGCTGAGCGGGGGGATGCTTCAACGCATAATGATTGCGATGGCGATCTCCTGTGATCCGAAACTGCTTATTGCCGATGAGCCGACAACGGCTCTTGATGTAACCATACAAGCCCAGGTTCTTGATATGCTAAGATCGCTCAAGGAGAAATCAGGCATGTCCATTCTTCTGATCACACATGACCTGGGAGTGGTCGCCGAAATGGCGGATTACGTGGTGGTGATGTACTCTGGGAAGGTCGTTGAGGAGGGCGAGGTCAGCCAATTGTTCGAGTCACCCAAGCATCCTTATACACAGGGGTTGTTAAAATCCAAACCGGCGCTGGATCAGCAGCTATCCGAGCTATACTCTATTCCCGGGCAGGTTCCCAATCCTCTGGACCTTACCGAGTCATGTTATTTCCATGACCGCTGTGAGCACTGCATGGAAGTATGCAGGATCAAAGCCCCTCAATTAAATCGGCTTAATGATGAGCAGCAAGCCGCCTGCTGGTTATATGAAGGGGAGGGGGCTTATGTCTAA
- a CDS encoding TraR/DksA C4-type zinc finger protein, which produces MSHLTESQLDQLKKSLLDEKQDLEEHFDENGNGPGLDESLRDSTGELSAADNHPADVGTEVFERSRDLAIDDNLDHQLNQINHALDLMDSGDYGKCEVCGQEIPFERLEALPYTTFCIEHTPEKSISERRAIEEEVMTLPPKGAGEYRQQDAGRFDDADAWHTVEEYGNSDSPAMAAKRNVDNYDEIAADTTPDED; this is translated from the coding sequence ATGAGTCATCTAACAGAATCACAGCTGGATCAGCTGAAGAAAAGTCTTCTGGACGAAAAGCAGGATTTGGAGGAGCATTTTGATGAGAACGGAAACGGCCCTGGCCTCGATGAATCCCTGCGCGACTCTACAGGAGAACTGTCTGCGGCCGACAATCATCCTGCGGATGTAGGGACAGAAGTCTTTGAGCGAAGCCGTGATCTAGCCATTGATGACAATCTGGATCATCAGCTGAACCAAATCAATCATGCACTAGATTTGATGGACTCTGGAGATTATGGAAAATGCGAAGTTTGCGGACAAGAGATCCCTTTTGAACGGCTTGAGGCGCTCCCCTACACTACCTTCTGCATTGAACATACCCCGGAGAAGAGTATCTCCGAGCGGCGGGCGATAGAAGAGGAAGTGATGACCCTTCCCCCCAAAGGAGCCGGGGAATATCGTCAGCAGGATGCAGGACGATTTGATGATGCCGATGCTTGGCACACCGTTGAAGAGTATGGCAACTCAGACTCACCAGCTATGGCCGCCAAGCGTAATGTCGATAATTATGATGAGATTGCCGCAGACACTACTCCTGATGAAGATTAA
- the opp4C gene encoding oligopeptide ABC transporter permease, producing MSFLSSDAPHAESFTPERKKAKSSLWRTAFKSLLRNKLAVTGLIVVLFMFLACFMGPFFSPYTDGRVNLAQMNRPPSLHHWLGTDKLGRDVLTRVLQAGRISLTVGLASMVLSVFIGSILGAIAGYYRGIVDQVVMRIADLLLTIPSLPLLFIAGALLSDWKVPTDYRMYIVMVMLSLVGWPGLARMVRGQMLSLREREFMQAATVLGLRDRRKLFHHLLPNIIPLLIVIATLNIGGSILMESVLSFFGLGVIPPTPTWGNMIDTANNLIDFQERPWLWIPPGFSIFATVIAINLFGDGLRDVLDPKHRK from the coding sequence ATGTCATTCCTTAGCAGTGACGCACCACATGCAGAGAGCTTTACCCCGGAACGGAAGAAGGCCAAGTCCTCACTTTGGCGTACTGCATTTAAAAGTCTCCTGCGGAACAAGCTTGCCGTCACCGGGTTAATTGTTGTGCTGTTTATGTTTCTTGCGTGTTTTATGGGTCCTTTTTTCTCTCCGTATACGGACGGTAGAGTGAACCTAGCCCAGATGAATAGGCCGCCAAGCCTTCACCACTGGCTGGGGACGGATAAGCTGGGCAGAGATGTGCTCACTAGAGTACTGCAGGCGGGTAGAATCTCATTAACGGTCGGATTAGCTTCTATGGTTCTAAGTGTATTTATCGGCTCCATTCTAGGAGCTATTGCGGGGTACTATCGCGGAATTGTAGATCAAGTCGTGATGCGTATTGCGGATCTGCTGCTGACTATTCCCAGCTTGCCGCTGTTATTTATTGCTGGAGCCTTGCTGTCTGATTGGAAAGTGCCTACGGATTACAGGATGTATATTGTGATGGTGATGCTTAGTCTTGTCGGTTGGCCCGGACTGGCCCGAATGGTCAGAGGACAGATGCTCAGCCTTAGGGAGCGGGAATTTATGCAAGCGGCAACAGTACTGGGATTACGAGATCGGCGGAAGCTGTTTCACCACTTGTTGCCTAACATTATCCCTTTGCTAATTGTTATTGCTACCCTCAACATCGGCGGCTCCATCCTGATGGAATCGGTATTAAGCTTCTTCGGTCTCGGGGTCATCCCCCCGACGCCTACCTGGGGGAATATGATTGATACCGCCAATAATCTTATTGATTTTCAGGAGCGTCCTTGGCTGTGGATTCCTCCAGGGTTCTCTATATTTGCTACTGTTATAGCTATTAATTTGTTCGGGGATGGCCTAAGGGACGTCTTGGATCCAAAACATAGGAAGTAG
- a CDS encoding ABC transporter ATP-binding protein — protein sequence MSKSLLEVNHLKKYFPIKSGLFNRTVGQVKAVDDISLTIKPGETYGLVGESGSGKSTVGRSIVRLVDKTEGEIFFDGQDIHRLSSEELRRIRPRLQLIFQDPYSSLNPRTRVGDAIGEPLLDHGLMARGEIRDRVKEVLELCGLSTYHIDRFPHEFSGGQRQRIGIARALVLNPDLIIADEPVSALDVSIQAQIINLFSKLQASRGLAYLFISHDLSVVKHLCTRIGVMYLGSLMETGTREELFNNPLHPYTKALLSAIPLPIPKMKRERMVLKGDIPSPANPPSGCKFHTRCPYAADICKQEMPILRPIEGEHSVACHFV from the coding sequence ATGTCTAAAAGTTTACTTGAAGTAAACCATTTGAAGAAGTACTTTCCGATCAAATCCGGCTTGTTCAACCGAACGGTTGGCCAGGTGAAGGCCGTAGATGATATTAGCTTAACGATCAAGCCCGGTGAGACCTATGGGCTTGTTGGCGAGTCAGGCAGCGGTAAGAGTACGGTGGGACGAAGTATTGTCAGATTGGTAGACAAAACAGAGGGAGAAATCTTCTTTGACGGACAGGATATCCATCGTCTTTCGTCTGAGGAGCTAAGGCGCATACGTCCGCGTCTGCAGCTTATTTTTCAAGATCCTTACAGCTCCTTAAACCCCAGAACTCGCGTAGGAGATGCGATCGGGGAACCGCTACTGGATCATGGGCTTATGGCTCGAGGCGAGATCCGTGACCGGGTGAAGGAAGTACTGGAGTTATGCGGATTGTCAACATATCATATCGATCGCTTCCCTCATGAGTTCTCAGGCGGTCAGCGTCAGCGAATTGGTATTGCTCGGGCGCTAGTCCTGAATCCGGATTTGATCATTGCGGATGAGCCGGTTTCGGCTTTGGATGTATCCATCCAAGCACAGATTATTAATCTGTTCAGCAAGCTTCAAGCGAGCCGAGGACTTGCCTATTTATTTATATCCCACGACCTCAGCGTAGTGAAGCATCTATGCACGAGGATTGGAGTCATGTACTTGGGATCTTTAATGGAGACGGGGACACGGGAAGAGCTGTTCAACAATCCGCTTCATCCGTATACTAAGGCATTACTGTCGGCGATTCCCCTCCCGATTCCTAAAATGAAACGGGAACGAATGGTTCTTAAGGGCGATATTCCGAGTCCGGCTAATCCTCCGTCTGGCTGTAAATTCCATACTCGCTGTCCTTATGCCGCGGATATATGTAAGCAGGAGATGCCTATTTTGAGGCCTATCGAGGGCGAACATTCGGTAGCCTGTCATTTTGTTTAG
- a CDS encoding aminopeptidase, with amino-acid sequence MSDFQQKLEKYAELAVKVGVNVQPGQNLIVNAALDSVELVRLIVKKAYEVGARFVKVNWSDDVVTRLRYDMAAEESFSDEPKWYAGEMLELVEGGAAVLHVMSSDPDLLKGVAHDRITNLQKATGKVMSKYRQYQQSDKFSWSIVAVPSKAWAAKVFPNVPESEQVDKLWEAIFRSVRIDQPDTFEAWDKHIRNLKEKSEYLNNKKYKKLHYIAPGTDLTIELPEGHLWVAADSINEQGHSFLANLPTEEVFTAPKKTGVNGKVSSTKPLSYSGNIIDEFTVTFENGRIVDVTAKQGEETLKQLISLDEGAHYLGEVALVPHNSPISESNILFYNTLFDENASNHLAIGSAYAFNLQDGKGLSQEELEARGLNTSITHVDFMVGSAEMDIYGVTEDGKEEPVFSKGNWAF; translated from the coding sequence ATGTCGGATTTTCAACAAAAGCTTGAGAAATACGCCGAACTGGCTGTCAAGGTTGGCGTCAACGTACAGCCAGGACAGAACCTTATAGTCAATGCTGCGCTTGATTCTGTGGAACTGGTTCGCCTGATTGTCAAGAAGGCCTACGAAGTAGGAGCCAGATTTGTCAAAGTCAATTGGAGCGACGACGTCGTTACCCGCTTGCGTTACGATATGGCTGCAGAAGAGTCTTTCTCGGATGAACCCAAGTGGTATGCCGGAGAAATGCTGGAGCTCGTGGAGGGCGGAGCCGCTGTCCTGCATGTGATGTCGTCCGATCCCGATCTTCTCAAAGGAGTTGCTCATGACCGCATTACCAATCTCCAGAAGGCAACCGGCAAAGTGATGAGCAAATACCGGCAGTATCAGCAATCTGATAAATTCAGCTGGTCGATCGTTGCCGTACCTTCCAAAGCTTGGGCAGCCAAAGTGTTCCCTAATGTACCAGAAAGCGAGCAGGTTGACAAACTCTGGGAAGCCATCTTCCGTTCCGTTCGCATTGACCAGCCGGACACATTCGAAGCCTGGGATAAACATATTCGCAATTTGAAGGAAAAATCCGAGTACCTCAATAATAAGAAGTATAAAAAATTGCATTACATAGCTCCAGGAACAGATTTAACCATCGAGCTTCCAGAGGGCCATTTGTGGGTAGCTGCTGACAGCATTAATGAGCAGGGGCATTCTTTCCTTGCCAACCTGCCAACAGAAGAAGTGTTCACAGCACCTAAGAAAACTGGTGTGAACGGTAAAGTTTCCAGCACCAAGCCGCTGAGCTACAGTGGTAACATTATTGACGAGTTTACCGTAACCTTTGAGAATGGACGGATTGTGGACGTAACGGCTAAGCAAGGCGAAGAAACGCTGAAGCAGCTGATCTCCCTGGACGAAGGAGCCCATTATCTGGGTGAGGTGGCTTTGGTGCCCCATAACTCGCCGATTTCAGAATCGAACATTTTGTTCTACAACACCCTGTTTGATGAAAATGCCTCCAACCACCTGGCCATCGGCAGTGCTTATGCCTTTAATCTTCAAGATGGTAAAGGCTTATCCCAGGAAGAGCTTGAGGCCCGCGGCTTGAACACCAGTATTACCCATGTGGATTTCATGGTGGGATCTGCAGAGATGGACATTTACGGTGTTACAGAAGACGGTAAAGAAGAACCGGTATTCTCCAAAGGGAACTGGGCGTTCTAA
- a CDS encoding ABC transporter permease: MSTYLIKRLTYMLIILLAASLLIFSLYALTPGDFVSGNMKLSPERKAELREIFGLNKPLMERYITWMKNALHGDFGYSLAQQKPVLQLFNEYIWNSFLLAIVSTFFTWLLAVIIGVIAAYKQYSWFDSIVMVFIFAAMSIPSFFIGLFLIKILAVDLKWLPPGGMLTTGSTATGLAYVKEVIHHMTIPVIVMTLLGVGSLTRYFRGNMIDVIQQDYIRTARAKGMKERKVLFTHALRNALLPAITLVGFELPGLFGGSLIIEKIFNWPGIGQLYMSSFSVRDYPLLMGFTMFIAILTVIGTLLSDILYRLADPRVKL, encoded by the coding sequence ATGAGCACTTATTTAATTAAGCGACTGACTTATATGCTCATTATTTTACTTGCAGCCTCATTACTTATCTTCAGTTTGTATGCCTTAACGCCTGGTGACTTTGTGAGCGGGAATATGAAGCTGAGTCCTGAGCGCAAAGCAGAGCTTCGGGAGATTTTTGGACTCAACAAGCCGCTGATGGAACGCTATATCACGTGGATGAAGAACGCGCTCCATGGTGATTTTGGATATTCACTGGCCCAACAGAAACCTGTGCTTCAGCTCTTCAATGAGTACATATGGAACTCATTTTTGCTAGCGATTGTGTCTACTTTCTTCACCTGGCTGCTGGCTGTAATTATTGGCGTTATCGCTGCCTATAAGCAATATTCCTGGTTTGACTCCATCGTGATGGTGTTCATTTTTGCGGCAATGTCCATCCCATCCTTCTTTATCGGGTTATTTCTGATCAAGATTCTGGCCGTTGACCTGAAATGGCTGCCTCCTGGAGGAATGCTCACAACCGGAAGCACGGCTACAGGGCTTGCTTACGTAAAAGAAGTGATTCATCACATGACCATCCCCGTCATTGTGATGACCCTGCTGGGGGTGGGCTCATTAACCCGATATTTCAGAGGGAACATGATCGATGTGATCCAGCAGGATTATATTAGAACCGCAAGAGCTAAAGGAATGAAAGAGCGCAAGGTGCTGTTTACACATGCACTGCGCAATGCGCTGCTGCCGGCGATCACGCTGGTGGGGTTTGAGCTGCCTGGCTTGTTCGGGGGTTCCTTGATCATTGAGAAGATCTTCAATTGGCCAGGGATTGGCCAGCTGTATATGTCCTCCTTCTCGGTTAGAGACTACCCGCTTCTGATGGGATTCACGATGTTTATTGCAATTTTAACCGTAATCGGCACTTTGTTGTCCGACATTCTTTATCGTTTAGCTGACCCGCGGGTTAAGCTCTGA